Proteins encoded by one window of Chaetodon trifascialis isolate fChaTrf1 chromosome 15, fChaTrf1.hap1, whole genome shotgun sequence:
- the mylpfa gene encoding myosin regulatory light chain 2, skeletal muscle — protein MAPKKAKRRQAAGDSGSSNVFSMFEQSQIQEYKEAFTIIDQNRDGIISKDDLRDVLASMGQLNVKNEELEAMIKEASGPINFTVFLTMFGEKLKGADPEDVILSAFKVLDPEGTGSIKKEFLEELLTTQCDRFSKDEIKNMWAAFPPDVAGNVDYKNICYVITHGEEKEE, from the exons ATG GCACCAAAGAAGGCCAAGAGGAGGCAGGCGGCAGGAGACAGCGGCTCCTCCAACGTGTTCTCCATGTTTGAGCAGAGCCAGATTCAGGAGTACAAAGAG gCTTTCACAATCATTGACCAGAACAGAGACGGTATCATCAGCAAAGATGACCTGAGGGACGTGCTGGCTTCAATGG GCCAGCTGAATGTGAAGaatgaggagctggaggccatGATCAAGGAGGCCAGCGGCCCCATCAACTTCACCGTCTTCCTCACCATGTTCGGAGAGAAGCTGAAGG GTGCTGATCCCGAGGACGTTATTCTGAGCGCCTTCAAGGTCCTGGACCCCGAGGGTACCGGAAGCATCAAGAAGGAATT CCTTGAGGAGCTGCTGACCACTCAGTGCGACAGGTTCTCCAAGGACGAG ATTAAGAACATGTGGGCCGCCTTCCCCCCAGATGTTGCTGGCAACGTGGACTACAAGAACATCTGCTACGTCATCACACacggagaggagaaggaggagtaa
- the tbc1d10b gene encoding TBC1 domain family member 10B has product MAELSTLSPSPPALGDPHTAPTIPPSSSAPPAPSIPAPEPAREMPMPKSSLYNDKALTGYSPAAQSGGSPLTLHSPSSPLKHTAETPLTLQVHEPAPQGEDSVEKEAETGAHAIKQETMSGDPAAAGLLSSETETPPLSSEPAAQSEAAPASPSPELNSGPNLYPNVHVTHNPNPVMYDDQFSAGQPQAAATSNPTSAPPESTDAAASAAEEEKPQLLQEAQNPPSQPPPLSPKPDTPSEVRKAELPSTPTRAEHPSPTVPLIHEPASAVQLPNPNPRPAPDTLSYLESASLMSGTLESLSGLGEDGSSVGSDSEINGLAVRRTDKYGFLGGNQYSENSEKDVRVEVARQREIKWLDMFHNWDKWIKHRFQKVKLRCRKGIPSSLRSKAWQMLSNSQELLEANPGKFEELEREQGEAKWLDIIEKDLHRQFPFHEMFAARGGHGQQDLYRILKAYTIYRPDEGYCQAQAPVAAVLLMHMPAEQAFWCLVQICEKYLPGYYSAGLEAIQLDGEIFFSLLRRTCPMAYRHLKKFKIDPILYMTEWFMCIFSRTLPWVCVLRVWDMFFCEGVKIVFRVGLVLLKQMLGSVDKLRELQGMYETMERLRNISPDTLREDVLVQEIVMLPVTEALIERECSIQVRKWRESRGELTHQPGRRLHGTRAIFEYKRRAAAISSGGSFSFLGSPIPPPGPLRASSSLLSLPGFRKSKAPFHSQTKKGSFSGPSGMEGWPPQSPPASSSLGRGSNLKPPIPPGAGQRAPAPHIQSPLVGGAPASSRGSAQASEGPSAQGQPAASAPAQSTAPPPSTLAPSPKIVSEQITPTIPSPTANNAPLPPCPESKKEPAPAADAAKGEEEGKKKKKSKEDKKKEKEDEKKKLKEKKDKEKAEKERLKKEKERLEKEKKKGGKKKDKGGGEAEDKNGATAARDSA; this is encoded by the exons ATGGCTGAGCTCTCCACCCTTTCCCCATCACCACCTGCACTGGGTGATCCTCACACAGCTCCAACCATCCCTCCGTCCTCATCAGCGCCCCCTGCTCCCAGCATCCCTGCTCCAGAGCCTGCCAGGGAGATGCCCATGCCCAAGTCTTCCCTCTACAATGATAAAGCTCTGACTGGATACTCGCCTGCAGCGCAGTCTGGGGGCTCACCCTTGACTCTCCACTCGCCCTCGAGTCCtctcaaacacactgctgagaCCCCACTCACATTACAGGTACATGAGCCTGCTCCACAGGGAGAGGATTCAGtagagaaagaagcagagacTGGAGCTCATGCTATTAAGCAGGAGACAATGAGCGGTGACCCAGCGGCTGCCGGACTCCTGAGTTCCGAAACAGAGACCCCACCACTGTCAAGTGAGCCAGCTGCTCAGAGTGAAGCTGCACCGGCGTCCCCATCTCCTGAGCTGAACTCTGGACCTAATCTCTACCCTAATGTGCACGTCACCCACAATCCAAATCCTGTCATGTATGATGATCAGTTTTCAGCAGGCCAGCCCCAAGCCGCTGCAACTTCCAATCCCACGTCTGCTCCTCCAGAGTCCACCGATGcggcagcatcagcagctgaagaggagaaacCTCAGCTCCTTCAAGAAGCACAAAACCCTCCAagtcagcctcctcctctctccccaaaGCCCGACACTCCCAGTGAAGTAAGGAAAGCAGAACTGCCCAGCACCCCCACCAGAGCGGAGCACCCCAGTCCCACTGTCCCACTGATCCACGAGCCAGCCTCTGCTGTCCAGCTGCCCAACCCCAACCCCCGGCCGGCCCCCGACACCCTCAGCTACCTGGAGTCAGCCAGCCTGATGTCGGGCACGCTGGAGTCTCTGTCTGGGCTCGGAGAGGATGGCAGCTCTGTGGGCTCAGACTCAGAGATCAATGGCCTGGCTGTCAGACGCACTGATAAATATGGCTTCCTGGGTGGTAATCAGTACAGTGAAAACAG CGAAAAGGATGTTCGAGTTGAAGTCGCCCGACAGAGGGAGATAAAATGGCTCGACATGTTCCACAACTGGGATAAGTGGATCAAACATCGCTTCCAGAAG GTTAAGTTGCGCTGCAGGAAGGGGATCCCATCTTCTCTCAGGTCCAAAGCGTGGCAGATGCTGTCCAACAGCCAAGAGCTCCTAGAAGCCAACCCTGGGAAATTTGAG gagctggagagagagcagggagaagCGAAATGGCTGGACATTATAGAGAAGGACCTCCACAGACAGTTCCCCTTCCATGAGATGTTTGCTGCTCGTGGTGGCCACGG GCAACAGGATCTGTACCGCATCCTGAAGGCCTACACCATCTACCGGCCTGATGAGGGCTACTGCCAGGCCCAGGCGCCAgtggctgcagtgctgctcatgCATATGCCCGCTGAG CAAGCCTTTTGGTGCCTCGTCCAGATATGCGAGAAGTACCTTCCCGGCTACTACAGCGCTGGACTG GAAGCGATCCAGCTGGACGGCGAGATCTTCTTCTCCCTGTTACGGCGCACATGTCCGATGGCGTACCGTCACCTGAAGAAGTTCAAGATCGACCCGATTCTCTACATGACGGAGTGGTTCATGTGCATCTTCTCGCGCACTCTGCCGTGGGTCTGCGTGCTGCGTGTCTGGGACATGTTCTTCTGTGAAG GGGTGAAGATAGTGTTTCGTGTGGGCCTGGTGCTCCTGAAGCAGATGCTCGGCTCTGTTGATAAACTTCGAGAATTACAGGGCATGTATGAAACCATGGAGCGTCTCCGGAACATCTCACCTGACACTCTAAGAGAGGACGTGTTGGTACAGGAG ATTGTCATGCTCCCGGTGACGGAGGCGCTCATAGAGAGGGAGTGCAGCATCCAGGTGAGGAAGTGGAGGGAGTCCAGGGGGGAGCTGACGCACCAGCCAGGCCGCCGCCTCCACGGCACGAGGGCCATCTTTGAGTACAAACGGCGTGCTGCCGCCATCAGCTCCGGTGGCAGCTTCTCCTTCCTGGGAAGCCCAATCCCTCCCCCAGGACCCCTCAGGGCCTCTTCCAGCCTCCTCTCACTCCCTGGTTTCCGCAAGTCCAAGGCTCCTTTCCACTCTCAAACCAAGAAGGGCTCCTTCTCAGGGCCGTCAGGAATGGAGGGCTGGCCGCCTCAGTCCCCACCCGCGTCATCAAGCCTGGGACGGGGGTCCAACCTTAAACCGCCCATTCCTCCAGGGGCAGGTCAGAGGGCACCCGCACCCCACATTCAGAGTCCCTTGGTTGGGGGTGCACCTGCCTCATCACGTGGGTCTGCTCAGGCCTCAGAAGGCCCCTCAGCACAGGGCCAGCCCGCTGCCTCGGCCCcagcacaaagcacagcacCACCACCCAGCACTCTAGCCCCCTCCCCTAAGATTGTCTCCGAGCAGATCACTCCCACCATCCCCTCTCCTACTGCAAACAATGCGCCTCTGCCCCCATGTCCAGAGTCCAAAAAAGAACCGGCGCCGGCAGCTGATGCAGcgaagggagaggaagagggaaagaagaagaagaagagcaaagaagacaagaagaaggaaaaggaagacgagaagaaaaagctgaaggaaaagaaagacaaggaaAAGGCCGAAAAAGAGAGGCtcaagaaggagaaagagaggctagaaaaggagaagaagaaaggggggaagaaaaaggacaaaggGGGAGGAGAAGCCGAGGACAAAAACGGAGCTACGGCAGCGAGAGATTCGGCCTAG
- the pheta2 gene encoding sesquipedalian-1, whose product MKLHEKILTHYLSCTSPVDKEGYLYKKKERNATYQRRWFVLKANLLFYQERPADRHLLGVIVLEGCAVRRSESDGQFAFSLVFEGPGLKTYRFAAGDRLAQESWVKALLSASHCYLSLLVRDLGRQYEEAKRQHSSGESCHGSSSNAFKSTSSLFSPLEGPTAVVRDGRSFSASTVLQAPTKAVAKKSPKLWLRRNAHVTPLNGPAPLYGEWPLVGFDPLEEFSKLHDYYGQEVKKAREEWLKSRQAEEEHSDGDLIDLG is encoded by the exons ATGAAGCTCCATGAGAAGATTTTGACCCATTACCTGTCTTGCACCTCTCCGGTAGATAAAGAGGGATATCTCTACAAAAAG AAAGAGCGAAATGCCACCTACCAGCGGCGGTGGTTTGTCCTGAAGGCAAACCTGCTTTTCTACCAGGAGCGCCCGGCTGACCGACACCTGCTGGGTGTCATCGTGCTGGAGGGGTGTGCAGTCCGGCGCTCAGAGTCTGACGGACAGTTTGCCTTTTCTCTGGTGTTTGAAGGGCCCGGACTGAAAACCTACAGGTTTGCAGCAGGGGATCGTCTGGCTCAAGAGAGCTGGGTGAAAGCTCTGCTGTCAGCCAGCCACTGTTACCTCTCCCTGCTGGTGAGAGACCTGGGGAGGCAGTATGAAG AAGCGAAACGGCAACACAGCTCTGGTGAATCCTGTCACGGCTCCTCTAGCAATGCCTTCAAGTCCACGAGCAGCCTCTTCTCCCCTCTGGAGGGGCCAACAGCAGTGGTCAGGGACGGCAGAAGCTTCAGTGCCAGCACTGTTTTACAAGCACCCACTAAAGCGGTGGCTAAAAAATCCCCTAAACTGTGGCTCAGGAGAAATGCTCACGTCACGCCGCTTAATGGACCAGCACCTTTGTACGGAGAATGGCCTTTGGTGGGTTTTGATCCACTCGAGGAGTTCAGCAAACTTCATGATTATTATGGCCAGGAAGTgaagaaagcaagagaggaaTGGCTGAAGAGTCGACAAGCAGAAGAGGAGCACAGTGACGGAGACCTCATCGACCTGGGGTGA